From the genome of Bicyclus anynana chromosome 26, ilBicAnyn1.1, whole genome shotgun sequence:
AACAATGTCTATGTTCGGCTGAATAAAAACAATAGAaattaaacaatgaaaaattcAAGATAATTCATTAAATTGGATAAATtatgacttttttaaataaataaatatatttaaacaatacacacaactATCTAGCTCCAATGTAAGTGTACTTGTGTAATGCGTACTAAGATTTTATCATACACATTTTATACTACAAACATATAATTAAACACAACCagacacacaaatattttctagttaTAGACCACGAATCCACGGCTGTGGATGCACAAAGCAAGGTCACTATTCACTGCGTCACTTAGTAGCGAAGTACTCACAGGGTCCTAATGACGGGATGTCCCTGCTGCTCTCTGCCGGGGTCCACCTCCTCGGGCGCTGACTTGGCCAACATTCGCTCCACGTCCAATATCTGTCACACATTGACACAGATGTACACTAGTAATGTCTACCTAATAGACCTGCCTGATAAGACATTTTAAGAAGGTTAAAAGTTTCACAGCCTATGATCCTACTATATGTGAGTATGGTGGCCAATGATGGAGTTTGAACCGTGGTGACGTAGGGAGGTTGCAGATTTCGGGGGTTCACTCCTTTAAGCTTCAATCAATctaatcgtttatttgcaaaaaacatgtaaaaagatgacaaaaaaaatagtacaaatgTTTTCGCCTTGAAGGGCGTgcaaattattcaaaaataatatttagctaTATTATTGCGAAACTGTTatcatattacaataattagaacatttaacattttgtaGAAACCACGTCCATGAATAAagctcatttttttattaataacatgagaaatcatgtctcgGGTCACAAAATAAGCTTCGCGGCAACCATACGGGAACACCACTAAAgagtttttaaagaaaaatttaagggtctcatcatcatcttataGAATAGATTCAAAGTTGACCACGCTGTTGCGGTTGGTGAGTTTAGGATGATGTTTGATTCTTAGATTCCAGCAGAGGATGTCTATTGGCttgttcaaaataattaaaatcaatttatttcaagcCGGCTTAGttaacttttgaaacatcatatttgactatttgtaaagacccTACCGCCGGTACTGCTCTACTCTCCCGGTGCTCATGCTGACGACGCACAGACTCACTTTGATGCTGGCGTCGACGCTGCCGGTGGCGACGAGCTGGCCGCACGCGCTGAAGGCGCCGGCGCGGCACGACATCTTGTGTGACGTCACGTACGCCGTCTCGTACGTCGCCGGCTCCGGCGCCAGCGACGACGCGTCCATCTCGTACTCGAGATCTAAAACCACAACAATTAGTCAATAACACAGCCAGCTAATCAGGATTACTAATTTCATATAGGACCACCTGACCCTGTTACCTTGACTGGTAACTACACAATtgttgaatttcttaaaaataaaggtgcttggaggctaTAGACTCAGCTTCCATCTTCACAAGGGAGgcaaaagaaattgtaatgatttaaattattgtaaattaataatgtttttttttttaaaaaaaaaaaaagagcaactgttgagtttgttGCCAGCTTTTCTGAGCAGAGCCTGCCtgacaaataatcaaattaactattcataaatatttgtctaagcctacttcaaataaattaatttaaaaattttcggTCAATAAtcttttaactaataaaaaaaaagaaaataaatatatgctcTCTACATGTGCTCCAAGACTCTCATTGTGCCCCAAATCTCATTGTACCCTTACATTACCATTGTGCCCCATAGTTCCATTATCCCAGAGATTCCCACAAAATGTAGATTTCATACAGATAGaacttatttcatttatatttaaaaccattctttcagttatttattttataattattattgataatttaAGGGTTTTCAATACAGCATCGTACCAGAACAATAAATTGCTCggcagtacgtctttggcgCTAGTCTCAATGCTTgctttaatacttttacttgGGAATAAGACGCCTGTAGGTTATAGCATAATATATATTCCACAAATTAATAGTACATAAGTAATGGAGGcggtgaaataataatatatagttataagtataattCAGGCTGTTGTTTTGATATCAGCCGCTTGTGTGTAGCACCCAAAAAAGTCATGACGGCCCGATTCTCCTCCGCGCACCTCCGGTGCGCAGCCAGGCAGAATCGTGTTCTAAATTCGAAACATGCGATGAGACAGCCAGTCTTATGTAAAGTGAACTCCTTGGCTCGCCACACCACCCCCCTGCGGAGAGAGAAAAAGAGCAAcaagagaaaaatttaaaacaaaacaaataatctaaatctatttacattGGAAAGGAACTGTGAAACGAACTCTACGACCTGATCGAGTGGTAACCGCTGGTGACAATAGTTCGGGTTGATCAGGCTGTAACACGAAGGCTGGTTTTAGGCGATCAATGGTAACGGAGATGGGTTTTCCTTTTGATTCGATCTTAAAATATTTCTCGCTTCGTTCCAATACCTTAAAGGGACCCATGTAAGGCTGCTGTAATGCCTTTTTAATCGTTCCCCTACGTAGGAAAACAAAATCTGCTGTAGACAGATCTTTTGGGACATAAAAAATTTTGTTACCATGTCTGCTTGCAGGACATGGAGATAATTTTGCCATATGTGTGCGAAGCCTATCAGCGAAATACGTTGGGTCGAAGCATTGGTCTTTGGTGGGATTAAAAAATTCCCCTGGTAACCGTAGCGGTTCCCCATATACCAGGTCAGCACACGATGCCCCAAGGTCCTCCTTCCAGGAGCTTCTGATTCCTAATAAAACAAAGGGTAATACCTCGGTCCATTGTGGATTGGCGTGACACATTATCGCCGCCTTTAACTGGCGGTGCAGCCGCTCCACCATACCATTGCATTGAGGGTGATACGAAGTTGTCATGCGATGCTCAGCACCGGTCAGTTCAACGATCTTCTGAAACAGATGCGAGCTAAACTGAGATCCTCTGTCAGTAATTATTACACGAGGACACCCAAATCTGGCTAACCAGCCAGAGATAAATGTAGCAGTGCAAGTCTCAGCGGTAATGTTTGGCATAGGAAATACCTCAGGCCACCGTGAAAAACGGTCGATGACGGTGAGGCAGTAACTTTGACCGTTAGAGTATGGCAACTGGCCAATTATGTCTAAATGTATTGTTGAAAAACGCTCTGATGGTTGTGAAAAAGTTGCTAATGGAGAAGCTGTGTGGCGGGTAACCTTAGACCGTTGACACTCTGTGCATGCGCGAGTCCAATTACGACAGTCTTTGCGCATAGATGGCCAAACAAAACGCTCAGCAATTAATCGAGAAGTAGCACTGACCCCCGGATGACTGAGGTTATGAAGACTCTCAAAAATGGATTTACGAAACTGAGCAGTTACAAAGGGACGAGGTTTTCCTGTGGATTCGTCACATACCAGCTCAAAATTTGTACCAGGTACTGGGACTCTTGTTAGACGTAACGATGTTGAATCCTGCAGAGAGATAAGCTCCTCGTCGGATGCCTGTGACTGCGCTAGGGACTTGAGTAAGTCCTGCGCTGAAACGCTTTCCACCCGAGAGAAAGCATCCGCGACCAGATTGTCAGCTCCCTTGACGTGCTGAACATCTGTGGTAAATTgagaaatgaatattaattgattaagtTGAACGGGGGGAAGTTTGTCACGGCGTTGGCTAAACATATACAACAATGGTTTATGATCGGTATATATTGTAGCGCTTTGTGCTTCCAAGATGTGTCTAAAATGTTGTACGCTCTCATAAACAGCCAATAGTTCTCTATAGTAAGCTGGCCATGATGATTGCTTTTCAGTCagttttttactgaaaaatgcGATTGGTTTCCATgaatctttatatttttgttgcaaACAAGCACCAACATGAGAGGATGAAGCGTCCGTAAATAATCCTAACCGCGCGTTAGGTATTGGATGAGATAGGAGTGTAGCGTTAGCCAAACTTTGTTTGCATTCAATAAAAGCGCGTTCCAAGTCAGGCGTCCAAATAAATGGTTTTGCACCTTTACCTTGAATGGCTGATAAAGCGTCGATAAGTGGGGCTTGATACCGGGCAATGCTGGGCAGGAATTTGCGGTAAAAATTGACCATGCCAAGGAAACGTCGAACACCTTGTACCGTTTTTGGCAAGGGAAAGCCCTGTAAATCCTTGATCCTATCCTCGGGCGGGCTAATGCCTGCTGCGCTAATTTTATAGCCCAGGAACTTTACTTCTGGaacattaaatttacattttttttcatttatgacTACCCCATACTCTGTTAaacgtttaaataataatcgtaaGTGATCCTTGTGTTGCTGTTGGTTTTTGGAAAAAACTAATATGTCGTCAATATATGCGTAACAAAAATCAAAACCACGAAGCACCTCATCGATGAACCTCTGGAACGTCTGGCCAGCGTTACGAAGGCCAAAAGTCATAAAAGGGAACTCGAACAAACCGAAAGGAGTCACGATCGCCGTTTTGCAAATGTCAGCCTTTGCAACAGGAATTTGTTGGTACGCTTTTACTAAATCCAAGGTACTGAAAACCGTCGAACCCTCCAAATCTTGATTAAAATCACCTATATGTCTAACTGGATATCGGTCTGGAATAGTACGGGCGTTTAAAGCGCGATAGTCGCCACACGGACGCCAGTCAGACTCCCCTTTTGGAGCCAGGTGTAAGGCAGAAGACCACGCACTATCTGACGGCCTGGCAGAACCGCACGCTAACATGCTTGCAAATTCCTTTTTAGCAATAGCTAGTTTGGGAGGTCCCAAGCGGCGCGGGCGACAAGACACCGGTGGTCCATCCGTTGTTCGGATGAAATGAACCGTGTTGTGCTTGATGTCCCGTGTAGGACCAGGAGGTCTCACGAGCTCCGGAAATTCTGATAAAATTTCACAGGTGATGTCCACGGTCTTAATACTTTCCTGCTCGAACACTGTTATTGACGCCGTGCATGACAATCCCGTAGTTTTATCTACAAGGCGACCGGATCCGCAATCAGGTACCAAATtgaaataagataaaaaatcGGCGCCTATTATTGCAGTACTAACATCgcatattataaaattccatttaaaatcacgacgtaaatttaaatttaatgataataaaatagttcCGAAAGTTCGAATATCGCTACCATTTGCAGCGCGCATGGTGTAGTCCGACGTTTTTGGACGTTTTTCTAACCAATTTACTGGATAACAAGATACATCAGAGCCGGTATCTATAAGAAAACGTTTTTTCGAGTTCCAGTCCGAAACAAATAACCGACGACTTCGAAAAGGACAACTAGGCATCGTCTCTACTGATTGTCTAACCAAATTCTTCTTATCAACAAATGAACACGGTTTGATGCATTTATGTGCACGAGTTGCGTACGTGCGATGATACCAGCACATATCAATTCTGTTTTTGTGGGAAGAGGAAGTGAAATTGTTATTTGATTGGTAAAATTTTGACAAAGCAGCAATTTTTTTCGATAATGCTTCAATGCGCGACAAGAGGCTGTCTTCGGATGTTTGGTCCGAAATAGAAGAAACCTTACCGACCTTATATTCAAAAGGAGGAGTAGGGCGATGGGCCAAACTTTCACGAAGAGTGTGATTGTCCCTGATTAAAAGGCCAACTGTTTCAGCCATTTGCTTTAGTTTTTCACTTAACATTGCATTTTCCTCTATTAGTACTGATAAATCCatacttaaaaattatttgtctgaaaaaattgtaaatacattaaaaatatattacataaactataaacgcgagaaaaaaaaatctataaacatgaaaataataaattgtttttgaaGTAAACAACGTTGCTAGGTAATCGTTTAAAACTATCACTTATTGTCTTTAAATGTCCGTGATGAAAACTCCTACGGATTGCCATTGAAATGTCAATAAATAATCACGTAAATAATATGTCGTTGATTTCATCGATGTAAACCACATATAAATGCCTTGAATAAGTATGACGATAGTTCTTCTACATTTATTCTCTTTGAACAGACTTCACTAGATACTGTAATTCTTCTTAAAATCGTAGGCAGTATTGATATCACGATTCATAAACATATTTCTCCAAGTGTCTTCAATTCAGTTGCGTAGTGTTCTCCAGTCGGTGGTCACCAATTTGGCGCTAGTCTCAATGCTTgctttaatacttttacttgGGAATAAGACGCCTGTAGGTTATAGCATAATATATATTCCACAAATTAATAGTACATAAGTAATGGAGGcggtgaaataataatatatagttataagtataattCAGGCTGTTGTTTTGATATCAGCCGCTTGTGTGTAGCACCCAAAAAAGTCATGACGGCCCGATTCTCCTCCGCGCACCTCCGGTGCGCAGCCAGGCAGAATCGTGTTCTAAATTCGAAACATGCGATGAGACAGCCAGTCTTATGTAAAGTGAACTCCTTGGCTCGCCACACGTCTTAACTGGTAGCTAGCCACAGCCAATGCCTACCACCTACCTAAATTGAGCCAAACTGGGAATCAaccccaggacctctctgtggAGAAGTACAACACTACCAACTTCACCAGAGGGATCAGAAAACTACTGTTCACTATTAATAATGAACTTCCCCAGAAAATGCCTGCTTGTTATTCACACCCAAGGAACAAGTATACCCACCAAAGCCAGTGGTGCCGAGGAGATGCTCCGCCCCGCTGGAGGCAGCCAGTCGGTCCTTCCGGTCCGGCTCGTGCTGCAGCCCCACCATCATTAGGTTCAGCAGCCTGCAACACAGAGCTTTCTCTCAGAAGACATAACATACTCACATCACATTGCTCAGACATTAGTTTTacactgtagagcacgagtctcctctcagaatgagaggccaatatccaccatgctggctggattaccagacttcacacacgcagagaattaagaaaattttccggtatgtaggtttcctcacaatgtttttccttcaccatttgagacacatgatatttaatttattaaaatgcacaaaagtGAAAAGTTGAAGATCAGACATTGACTTGCtcaattattcaaaaaatacttttaattaatcttttggAATTTCAAAAGCTTCGATATCTTGTAACTTTGATAGAAAAAACTCAATTGGACACGGGAAGCATTCTTGTCTTTGGTCAGTTGCGTGTCAAAGCCAAGTTTGACTGCGTTAATTAATAACCTAGTACCTATATGTCTCAATGGTAGTTTCCTCTGTattgaaatttcaaatttttatttatcatatgtTGGAAACATGTATGAAGTCTACCACTCTGCATTGGGACAACatcgtggactattagcttcCCATTCTaaagagacttgtgctcaacagtgaaacAAATAGCGAGGGTTGTTGatgagtgatgatgatgaccacttagcatcaggtgacaATAAGGAACAATCCATACCTATCACTGGGAGGGCACGGCGGGTCAGCGTGCACGGCCGCAGACAGAGTGGCTGCGATGGGCTGGAACCCATCGTAGTACAGCTGGCTGTGGAGTTGACACAAATTTGTTAGCATACTATAGATTCACTGTACACACACATGCACACACACTCACAGGCACAAATACACCTCCATAGTCACTGaatgttttttcaaaatcaactTAATTTTAACAGATTAATTTATtgcaattaggcttagtttacaaacacttttacaTCATGAAACATCAAGTAAAGTAAGTTTcatgtgtttttgttttttttattttctatatttattatttttatattatttatcaaaatataatgCTATAAAGGAAGTGCAAGACCTGCCAACACAAGCATTTATGTATATGGaggactcagaccaattattaattgtaatgtttcaaacaaatatacatttaatattttttatttaatttctttatcatTTCACAGTACTGCTGGGCAGTGACATTACACTCTAATATATTGAGATACAGTGTAGTACTATATGTTTGGCACAAAGGATAGTCCTTTGTACAATTCTGATCACCGCTGGTGTAACTTCTAAGTAGCATAACTGCCAATTAGCCACGGGACcaaaacctgccttctgaaccagTAGCAGTCTTTACAAACACTTATACTTGAAGTTTGAAAAAGTAAATGGTACTCGAGGGTCGCCTAATCCACCTGTAAAGTGAGATATAGCTTCCACATTCATGTACAAACCCATTAAAAATGTCAATAGGTACATTATAAAACATAACCTAAAGCAATATTATTTTGACCGATTAAAATgctaaaaattaatacaaatacattaatattaagCAAAACACGATATTTATGCTTATTAGGCAATTATTATgtgacttaattaatatttgcaATACTCTAAACGTCGTATAAATAGTTCAAAAGTTTTACCTTATAATCATGCGATATAGCAGCTCCCTGTTTTTAACCACATTCTTTGAGTCTATTTCTCCagtattttctttcattttttcttctatttgcgaagaaatcttgaaaaatatcacTCAAAAACCGGCGAATAAAGTTTGCAATGTTTCAAAACAAACTTTGATTTCTTTAATTGACTTTACTTGACGGCTCTGAGTTCCAGTTTTAGAAACTGAACCACAGGTtaatcctgacctttcaaaaaaaataaccacAGACGAACAACCTCGAACTAGTTAAGAATTTgacaattattaaattgacgTTGTTTTTTTGTGTACGTACGGGCTCTCCTTACGATTTTATGCGAATGATTGAATCGAGACAGCGAAATTGTCCAGACGAGTCGACTAGGAACATCAATCAATATTTTCAGTCTTGCGCAACAGCTACTACCCACAgagttatttttacaatattatgctGCTGTCGTATTGGTTATGGTCAATGTTCTAGATGCTACAACATAATAacatttctaaaaaataattatagttaaaaatTGTTATAGTTTCTAAATGAATTTAGCAAAGTCGAAATggctttcaaatgaaatttttattttggaattaacttcatatattatattatttccatTTCACAAAATCCGTCGTTATATTCAAATCTGACTTCTTTTAAAACATAGCGAACGTCCGCAACTCTGTTCGCATGAGATtctgtttttacaaatctcAAACCCAAATTTTAAGTATGGATATGTATGAAAATGTTAACTTTTACTATTACTAGTAATGCAGCAGATTACTACCTGAGAACTGGAATATAAAATCACTTGGTCGTTACTAATAGACGGTAACTAGTCTACCATCGTACTAAACCTGATTGaatttagtttataaaaaatCCATAATCAAGTACACACCCCAGCCATAGGCTGCATTATCGCTCGCAAATAGGTGACTCGcaaagtaatgaaaaaaaatttaagctcAAGATGAATTCAAGACCATTCCGCTAAAGCAAGACAACAAAGACCAAAAGGCCTGCTTGAAACATATGAATTGTAGGTACAGACAAGAGCATGTAGCTTAAAATAGGAGCGCAAGTTTACTTCTACGGTAATTTTAATGCAAAGTAAGTCAACTAAGTTTAGGAATTAGGGTTCTTTGCATTTGTATGCAATATTTTTAGGAGGGCAGTTGACCCTTCCTTCCCACCATGACGACACCTTTCAAGCTAACCAACCCAGCGTCAGAGAGTTAGTGGAAGTAAAAGACGCTTCGAAACGGATTTGAATGTAATTCTGAATTATTTCCAGGTTTTGTTAACAGGCTGCCGCTGCGTGGAGCTGGACTGCTGGGACGGCGACGACGGCAGCCCCGTCATCTACCACGGACACACCTTCACCACCAAGATACCCTTCCGGAGAGTCGTCGAGACCATTGCCAGGTTGGTTGACCATTGCCAGGTTGGTTGACCATTGCGAActataactatttttaatgtattatttttattctttgataAGTTTAAACACTATAATCAATTAAGAAAGATTTAAGATTCTATATTGATATTTTCTGTGAAAGATGGGCCAATCCTAGTGGCAATCCTGTCAAGTACAATTGGACATATACAAGGCAAGATTGAATATGCAGAAAATATAAAGtcaaattcaaagtcaaaattcatttatttcaaataggcttagtttacaagctcttttgaaacgtccggtaataatattaaacttaagataatggtgataataatcattcgaaaacttaaaattaaagttacgagggttccaaacgcgcctcaTAGGCAAGCGCATCCCATCTTAGACCTCTTCAATGTTTTCCAGCTAtgatgattgtagtcaagagcaagCGTATACcattgaaatttgtgaaaattacgttgaaaagtaattattttttattctaaaaacaAAGAAGTAAAATTTAGATATACCTTCCTTTACTAACAGAAGTGCCTTCGTGACGTCACCGTACCCTCTGATACTGAGCATCGAGAACCACTGCAGCCTGCCGCAGCAACAAGTCATGGCGAGCACTTTTGAGGTCAGTGGCTCTACTGTCAGCAAAactgtattaaaaaaacttagcGCGATGTCGCCTGGCAGATGTAAAACATCGAAATTATCATGTAATAGCTTTTATacccgcagtttcacctgcaTGGTTTCCATTTttgtgagaatacgaggataaaatataatttactcactgataatgtagcattccatTGGCGATTTTTCAATCGCAACAAACAGAAACCAAGCCGTGTtgcttgtaatttattttatattattttacttgctTTACTAGTTCTGTTTTCATCCAGGCAGTGTTCGGAGATCAACTGGTGACGTCATTCCTGTTCGAAGTTGACTACACGGACGAGCCGCGCTTGCCCAGCCCCGAGCAGTTGAAATACAAGGTCAATTATTCTTTTACTAATTTAAGTAATTGCTCTATGGAAAgagattttcaaataaaacagtTATTGACACTGAGTTATAAAAACAACCCTTGGCCGATTTAAAAATAGGAGGACGTTCTAAATTTGTCGCAAATTTGGAATGAAGACTGGAAAAAGTCATAACTCTTGCGcaatatgtgaaaaaaatatttactcgtagacgaagtcacgggctcTCAGATAGTATTAAAAAGACAATAGTTTATGTGAAGCTTGTCATCTTAGTCGCAAACATGATTATTGTTTGTAAAAGaactaataataatcgtttCTAAAATCGAGTAGATAGGCTGTACTTCTAAACTGAAACAAAGAGGATACAACTTCTATATAATTTAGTTTGACAACGTAGTTTTTATGTTATGATTTTGACCTCAGACCATTAGTTATTAATGGTcaaagaccttatacttatAACAAGACTGTGCACCTAAAATTTTTGCTAAGCTAAAATGAGATCTAGTCTTATTGACTTAAGGTagctatttttttataggtGATAGCTAGCAAAAAGCGGTCCTGGCGAGAGGGCTCCCAATGGTTGTGTGTCCTTGTCTGACGTCTTGCCAGCTTAACTAATTATTGGGTTTGATAGAAATggtagaaaattttatattttgcattttatgaTTTACCAAAACAAACAATCCATAATCtttgaaacttattttaatatttatacggtttatataaataataattatttcgttGTATTTAAATCATAATCTTTTAAAACTGAGTAAAagtaatactttaaaattttagacTGGTAATATTAAATGCAAGATGGCGGTTTGTTTCTGTTTACTTGTTTGGTTAATTTTCGTGCTTTGATTTGCGATTTCATAAATTTTCCTATTTAACCTGTatgtttttcatgaaaaatggTGAATTCATATTGTGACCGGGTGCACAAAAGAGTCATATCCTGGTAGCAGCTTTTCTTTCCACGGGAAAgtgaaaacaacaataatattctTTAGGGTCA
Proteins encoded in this window:
- the LOC112045684 gene encoding retrovirus-related Pol polyprotein from transposon 412 isoform X1, encoding MKENTGEIDSKNVVKNRELLYRMIISQLYYDGFQPIAATLSAAVHADPPCPPSDRLLNLMMVGLQHEPDRKDRLAASSGAEHLLGTTGFDVQHVKGADNLVADAFSRVESVSAQDLLKSLAQSQASDEELISLQDSTSLRLTRVPVPGTNFELVCDESTGKPRPFVTAQFRKSIFESLHNLSHPGVSATSRLIAERFVWPSMRKDCRNWTRACTECQRSKVTRHTASPLATFSQPSERFSTIHLDIIGQLPYSNGQSYCLTVIDRFSRWPEVFPMPNITAETCTATFISGWLARFGCPRVIITDRGSQFSSHLFQKIVELTGAEHRMTTSYHPQCNGMVERLHRQLKAAIMCHANPQWTEVLPFVLLGIRSSWKEDLGASCADLVYGEPLRLPGEFFNPTKDQCFDPTYFADRLRTHMAKLSPCPASRHGNKIFYVPKDLSTADFVFLRRGTIKKALQQPYMGPFKVLERSEKYFKIESKGKPISVTIDRLKPAFVLQPDQPELLSPAVTTRSGRRVRFTVPFQCK
- the LOC112045684 gene encoding uncharacterized protein LOC112045684 isoform X4, translating into MKENTGEIDSKNVVKNRELLYRMIISQLYYDGFQPIAATLSAAVHADPPCPPSDRLLNLMMVGLQHEPDRKDRLAASSGAEHLLGTTGFDVQHVKGADNLVADAFSRVESVSAQDLLKSLAQSQASDEELISLQDSTSLRLTRVPVPGTNFELKIVELTGAEHRMTTSYHPQCNGMVERLHRQLKAAIMCHANPQWTEVLPFVLLGIRSSWKEDLGASCADLVYGEPLRLPGEFFNPTKDQCFDPTYFADRLRTHMAKLSPCPASRHGNKIFYVPKDLSTADFVFLRRGTIKKALQQPYMGPFKVLERSEKYFKIESKGKPISVTIDRLKPAFVLQPDQPELLSPAVTTRSGRRVRFTVPFQCK
- the LOC112045684 gene encoding retrovirus-related Pol polyprotein from transposon 412 isoform X3, producing MKENTGEIDSKNVVKNRELLYRMIISQLYYDGFQPIAATLSAAVHADPPCPPSDRLLNLMMVGLQHEPDRKDRLAASSGAEHLLGTTGFDVQHVKGADNLVADAFSRVESVSAQDLLKSLAQSQASDEELISLQDSTSLRLTRVPVPGTNFELVCDESTGKPRPFVTAQFRKSIFESLHNLSHPGVSATSRLIAERFVWPSMRKDCRNWTRACTECQRSKVTRHTASPLATFSQPSERFSTIHLDIIGQLPYSNGQSYCLTVIDRFSRWPEVFPMPNITAETCTATFISGWLARFGCPRVIITDRGSQFSSHLFQKIVELTGAEHRMTTSYHPQCNGMVERLHRQLKAAIMCHANPQWTEGGGVASQGVHFT